TTTTCTGATCGTGATGTCTAAGGTCTCGGATTCTTTTCGAAGAACTACTCTATTTTTGGTACCTACTAATACTACTGGTTATACGATGATGAGAGAAATTGGCGTGATGGGTTCTCACGGTCCGGGTGGTCATTGCGAATTAAAGTTCGAAAACGTTCGTGTTCCTGAATCTTCCATTTTGGGAAAGGTAGGCGAGGGATTTAAATGGTCTCAAGAACGTCTGGGACCTGCTCGCCTAACACATTGTATGCGATGGATTGGTCTTGCAAGAAGATCTATGGAAATGGCTAGAGGATACGCCCTCAAGAGAGAAGTTTTTGGTCAAAGGATTGCAGATCATCAGGGAATTCAATGGATGTTCGCCGAATCCGCTGTTGAAATCGAATCCGGTTATATGCTCACTTTGAAAGCGGCTCATACTTTAAGAGCCGGAGAAGACGCAAGACAAATCATATCCATGGCAAAATGGCAAGTTTCGGAAACTCTTTGTAAGGTGATCGATCGTGCGATTCAAATTTGTGGTTCTCATGGCTACGGAAGAGACATGAAATTGGAACTATTTTATAGGGATGCGAGAGCCGCAAGAATCGCAGACGGTCCTAGCGAGGTTCATAAGATGGTGATCGGAAGAAATCTGATCAGCGGTAAAAGTGATTTTTAATATTATAATTCGAGAATATTATGAATGATACAGAATTGAAAAATACCTTGGAAGACTATCTTTCCGTAAGATTAAAGGGTAAAACCGAGATTCATTCTATGGTTTCTTTAAGCGGCGGGGCCTGTCAGGAAAATTTTTCCGCTCAAGTTCAAGTATTGGAGGGACCCGAAAAAGGTTCTTACGATACCGTATTTAGAACGGATAAGGGTGCGTCTCTTTTGGCTTCTTTAAGTCGGGAAAATGAATTTGGAGTTTGCGAACTCGCCTACAATTCGGGAGTGAATACTCCTAGGCCTTTTTGGCTTGAAACCGATCTAAGAATTACCGGAAGTCCTTTTTATTTTATGCAGAAAATTTCCGGTAAGGCGACGGGAAGATATATCGTCAAAGATCCTTCTTTGAATCGTATTAGAAAACAATTATCGACTGATCTGGCCGAAAATCTTGCAAAAATTCATTCTTTAAAACCGAAGGATTGTAAAAATGAAACGTTACGCGAAACACTTTGGATGGACCAAAATCCGAACGATAAAATAATAGCTAACGGTTCGATTCGTTCTCTACGTTTGGAATTGGAAAAAATGCCGGAAGTTTATCCTGCTATGGAAATGATTCTGAACTGGTTGGAAAAAAAGGCAAAACCTTCGGATGATGTCGTATTAATACACGGTGATTTTAGGACCGGCAACTTTATGGTAACTCCGGACGGACTTCAAGGAATAGTGGATTGGGAATTTGCACATTGGGGGGATCGTCACGAAGATCTGACCTGGCTTTGTATGAGGGATTGGAGATTTGGAAAGTTGAATAAGGAAGCGGGGGGTTTTGCAGATCGAAATGAGTTTTATGAAACCTATGAAAAGGTTTCAGGTGTAAAACTGGATCCGTTTATGATTACTTATTGGGAAGTGATGGGAAATCTTAGATGGGCGATTGGATGTATCGGACAAGCGGAAAGACATCTTTCTGGAAAGGATAAAGGAATTGAACTTGCGGCGATCGGAAGAAGGGCTTGTGAGATGGAATACGAAGCGATGAGGATCATAGAAAATGCAGGATAAACCTACGTCTACCGATTTAATAGAATCAATTCAGGATTTTCTAATGAAGGAAGTGCTTCCTCAATTTAAGGACAAAGATCTTCTTTCTTATAAAACATTAGTAAGTTGGAATATGCTGGGAGTTGTATCTAGGGAAATTCGTTCTGGGGAGGAATTGTTAGATCGGGAGCTGAATCGTTTGGCTAAACTCTTAAACAAAGATTTTTCTTTACCACCTTCCCTGGATGAAAAGAAAAAATTAGTTAACGTTTGGAACGTAGAACTCAGGGATAAAATCCGTAAAGAGAAACTTTCACTGGAAGATTCTATCTATTGGAATCACGTTAAAGAAACCGTTATAGAAAAAGTAGAAATTACGAATCCTAGATTTAACACGGAAAGTTAGTCGCTATGTCTATCATTCATCTGATTCGTCACGGCCAGGCAAATTCCCAAGGCGAAAACTACGACCTTTTGACCTCGCTTGGAAAAAATCAGTCGTTTGCGCTCGGAAAATATATGGCGTATAACGGAGAACTTCCAGATCGAATTGTTACCGGAACTTTGAGAAGACATTTGGAGACCGCGGACTGGTTCATGAAAGGTGTGGTTTCTGAAGTTGGAGATCTGGAAAAATACAAAACGGATTCTTTCGTTTGTAGAGATTCAGGTTGGAACGAATTTTCACCAGAACTTTGGAATTCTTTGGCCAAACTACTTGTGTCGGATAAGCCTGAGTTCGCTAGAATTCTTTCACAATTCTACAAAGTTAAGACCAGAGGGGGAATCCGATCTGCGGCCTTGTTCTATAAATTGACGGAAGAAATTCTCAAATTTTGGAGAGAAAACGCGATAGAGGCGGATGGTATAGAAACATACGAAAATTTTGAAACTAGAATATTCCATTCTTATAATGTTTTATTTTCTTCCGGAGAGCAGGAGCGGATTTTTTTATTTACTTCTGGAACTCCGATTTCTTTGGTTTTAAATCATATTTT
This genomic window from Leptospira kirschneri serovar Cynopteri str. 3522 CT contains:
- a CDS encoding acyl-CoA dehydrogenase family protein: MDFTIPQEVEEIKKRVRDFVDNFAIPAEVHYDYDHGRMPEKITEELRKKVKDLGLWTPHLPKSEGGLGLDMVGTAIIFSELGRSPIAPFLCNCDAPDEGNMHLLHIAANKDQKEKFYYPLIQGKIRSAFAMTEPPPGAGADPQTLTTNAVKQGNEYVINGHKWFCTGANGADFLIVMSKVSDSFRRTTLFLVPTNTTGYTMMREIGVMGSHGPGGHCELKFENVRVPESSILGKVGEGFKWSQERLGPARLTHCMRWIGLARRSMEMARGYALKREVFGQRIADHQGIQWMFAESAVEIESGYMLTLKAAHTLRAGEDARQIISMAKWQVSETLCKVIDRAIQICGSHGYGRDMKLELFYRDARAARIADGPSEVHKMVIGRNLISGKSDF
- a CDS encoding phosphotransferase family protein gives rise to the protein MNDTELKNTLEDYLSVRLKGKTEIHSMVSLSGGACQENFSAQVQVLEGPEKGSYDTVFRTDKGASLLASLSRENEFGVCELAYNSGVNTPRPFWLETDLRITGSPFYFMQKISGKATGRYIVKDPSLNRIRKQLSTDLAENLAKIHSLKPKDCKNETLRETLWMDQNPNDKIIANGSIRSLRLELEKMPEVYPAMEMILNWLEKKAKPSDDVVLIHGDFRTGNFMVTPDGLQGIVDWEFAHWGDRHEDLTWLCMRDWRFGKLNKEAGGFADRNEFYETYEKVSGVKLDPFMITYWEVMGNLRWAIGCIGQAERHLSGKDKGIELAAIGRRACEMEYEAMRIIENAG
- a CDS encoding DUF6285 domain-containing protein, whose amino-acid sequence is MQDKPTSTDLIESIQDFLMKEVLPQFKDKDLLSYKTLVSWNMLGVVSREIRSGEELLDRELNRLAKLLNKDFSLPPSLDEKKKLVNVWNVELRDKIRKEKLSLEDSIYWNHVKETVIEKVEITNPRFNTES
- a CDS encoding histidine phosphatase family protein, with the protein product MSIIHLIRHGQANSQGENYDLLTSLGKNQSFALGKYMAYNGELPDRIVTGTLRRHLETADWFMKGVVSEVGDLEKYKTDSFVCRDSGWNEFSPELWNSLAKLLVSDKPEFARILSQFYKVKTRGGIRSAALFYKLTEEILKFWRENAIEADGIETYENFETRIFHSYNVLFSSGEQERIFLFTSGTPISLVLNHILRQKGDPFSWMPWIWNTSVSTFRKVKGEYLPISVNGVPHLTQKTDRTLF